One genomic region from Rosa rugosa chromosome 1, drRosRugo1.1, whole genome shotgun sequence encodes:
- the LOC133727085 gene encoding small ribosomal subunit protein bS16m/bS16c-like, translated as MVVRLRLARFGCKNRPFYRVMAADSRSPRDGKHLEVLGYYNPLPGQDGGKRMGLNFDRVKYWLSVGAQPSDPVQCLLFRAGLLPPTPMMAMARKGGPRDTRPVDPMSGRILTPEKPASADEAKDAENAEEKEAESAEVNDGRLQETIFHIGLQDKQHGIGQL; from the exons ATGGTGGTGAGGCTCCGATTAGCGAGGTTCGGATGCAAGAACCGGCCGTTCTATCGGGTCATGGCGGCCGATAGCCGATCTCCCAGAGACGGCAAGCACCTTGAAGTTTTGGGCTATTACAATCCCTTGCCAG GCCAAGATGGGGGTAAACGAATGGGTCTGAACTTTGATAGAGTGAA GTATTGGCTATCTGTTGGAGCTCAGCCTTCAGATCCTGTGCAGTGCCTTCTTTTCAGGGCAGGATTATTACCTCCAACACCAATGATGGCAATGGCACGTAAGGGTGGGCCACGTGACACACGGCCTGTAGATCCTATGAGTGGGCGGATCCTGACTCCTGAGAAGCCAGCCAGTGCTGATGAAGCCAAAGATGCTGAAAAcgctgaagaaaaagaagctgaAAGTGCTGAAGTTAATGATG GGAGGTTGCAAGAAACGATCTTCCATATCGGCTTGCAGGACAAGCAGCATGGTATTGGTCAGTTATGA